The DNA segment AGTAGACTTCCTACAACAGTTTATCTACTAAGAACACTTTCATATATATTACACCGTCAACTCAACTCTCAATCACTAAACTGAAGTCCTCAAATGCTCAAGCATATCAGCTACTCAGAGAACTATCAGTTTACTATAAATGGATAAAATATTCCTTACACTGACACTGACATCTCTACAACAACAAGCCGCGATCCCAGGACATTACTTTTGTCAGAAAATTTTGACGCGACCAATACAAACAGTGCAACGAGAATAATTTATGGTTTTcatataattttcaaatttattatCGTTGGAACACGAGCCTATAAATAGGAAGCTTGATCAATTGAGGAATCCCACTGGAACTCTCGCATATCATTTTGAAAAACTCACATTCTAAGCAGTTGATTCGAAAGTTTTAAAGTTCTTAGCAAATACTGATAAAGAAGCACACATTACTAGACATTATTCGATCATTGAAGGATAAATTTTTGCTTGTGTAATTGATTCGTAATAATCTTGTCATTTATTTAGCTGAAAAACTGATTCTTTGTGTTGTAACTAGAAGTTCTGATATAGGCCAGTGTGTGTAAGTCCTAAACTTGGAGTGGGATTTTGCAAgttaattttaaaatcaaagtcttctagtgctATCCTTTCGAGAAGGAAGAAGGGGTGGCGTAAGAGTTATTGAAATctctgaacatccataaacatctcaTTGTGTCATTCTTTCAGTTTACCTTGTTCTTTTAAGCCTTGCATACATACTTTTACTCAGTGTTCAGAATCTGCACTCTGATATATTTCCGCaaatattatttgtttatcaATTTTCATAGACATCAAGAAAGTTGGGAATTCAGTTGATTACTTAACATAATTCCAATaagttttatttgaaatttttaagtgtgtattcacccccctacACACGTCTTTCGATCCTAACACATGCCATAAATTTTATAGTCCCAAACTTTTTAACTCACATTTCCTTTGTTTATTGACTAATTGTAATTTCATGTTAATTAATCTTGATTTAGgggttttttattattaattttaacaaataataaaatttcaattttaatttaaataatgaaGGATTGCAAAAATATTGTGCAGTGTCCGCTAGTACTAGCAGCAGCCAGCactatcactttctttttttcttttttaattaattatataactaATACATGTTTTATaaaatcattatttatttattattattatggaattttggttctcaaaaattataaattttaattttgaattttgaatttgatgtccaaccaaaaaaaattattaaggaaacaaaaataaaaaatttgacggttaaaaaaattaaactgaTTAATGAATTTGTTTGTGATCAGTATATTTATAGAAATATTGGTTAACCTAAATAaacagattttttatttttttaatttcatattatatttttaatataaattttatttttagttacaAAGTTGGTTAGCGCAGTGGTtgacttattttaatttatttggattATGGAGGTCTCTCAGTTCTATTAACCGACCTAAAGGAGTTAATTCGGATAGATTCGGGTCGGATTGACGCAAAATGATATTAAAAAATTTCTCAACCCGAACTCGACCCGAAAAAATACCATTTCAAGAATGGTGAACTCGGACCATTTAAAATATAGTTAAGTAAAATTCAAAAGATATCATATTAACAAACATGGAATGAAAAATCtcgtttatatataatttaaatttaaaaatttgataGTATAAATTTAGGGTATgtttagtaaaaataaataaacaattgttaacaaatcaaatttttatgaaataaatattaatgatgaaaatttattttaaatatataataattttttttttgtgcaatATAAAAACGTAGCTAAtcctttaaattttatataaattgtacaagtttgatttttgtttgGATCGAGTTTTGATCGAGAAATTTTTTAATAACACTTTAAGTCCACCCGATCAACCTGATTATATCCAAATAACTTAATAGAATTGAGAAATCTTcataaatcaaaacaaagtaaaataaatcaataattaCGCTAACTAACTttgtaatgaaaaataaaatttatattaaaaatataatataaaataaaaataatcaaaaatggGTTAATTTAGGTTAACcaatatttctataaataatttaattaaccgttaaatttattttatttttatttccttaataatttttttaattggtcGAAATTTAAAAGTAAATTCTAACAAAAAAATCTATACTAATAGAAACATTTCTGATTCATCCCTTTGTTTGTTTCTTTGGTTGGGGATCACGCGGTGGCGCCATGGAGTCGTGTACCTTGCAGCTGCAGAGTTGGAGACCCTTTCAGTTGGATTGCGATTCACCCAATAGCAAGCGTCCGTGCCACTCCGATCGAGCCACCTCCTTTTCCATCGATATGTCCAAGCTCTCTCTTTTTGATGACGATAAGCCTCTTGTCAAGCGCTGGTTTCCCCGCAAGCGTCGCCGTCGCGGAGGATCCAGGTCCGTCTCGGGTCGCAGCTCCGATAGGCGCTGCTGCTCTGTTGGGGCCAACGGAACTTGCTCCGACTTCCCCATGGCTGCGGGGACAGATTCCAGCGGAGAGCTGTTTGTTAATGGAGGTGGGGAAGTGAATTGGGCATCCGATGTGAGCGAGGTAGCGAGGAATTCTAGGAGAGAGAGAGAAGGTAATGTGGTTGATGGGCAATTTGGGAATTTTGATGGTCTGGGGAATGAATCAGGATATGGGAGTGAACCGGGCTATCGGGGTGATGTAGAGCTTGGATATGGTGATGAGGTTGAAGAGGAAGAGGATGATCCGCGATTGTTGTTTTGGGGAAAAGAATTATTTGGAGGTACCTTTATGATTTTTATACTCACATCACATCACATGCTTTCCTGTCCTGTCCTGTCTATTCAATTTAatcttatttaatttgtttgtttCAATCTGTATATTGCTGGAGTTTAAGATCTTTGGACATTGATTGATTCCATATTGATCGGGGAGGAAGTAATACATTATTTCAAACTGTGTATATTAGGTTTCATTGAACCAATAGTTATGCCACTTTTCCTCGTTACTCCAGATAATTCTTCCAGGGTGGGTGAGAACTCCATGCAGAAATTGCATCACCGAGGCAGACGGAAAAAAAATGATTTGAGAATGGTTGATGCCCTAAGATAGCTAATGTGCAGAGCATGCGTTGGTGCATCTCATTTCTGGTGGGTTGCTCACCTTTGGTTGAAATGGACAGCATCGGATATCATTGTGAAATGCTTTGCtagtgaatatatatatatatatatttaattattgttcagggtttgggatgtgaaAATACCCTCACCATGTGTTGCTGAGGAATGTGTACATCTCCGGTTCACCTTTGCCATGTATACTTGCATTTCACGGGTGATGCATACCGTAAACAGAGGAAAcgaggttttttttttgtttttacatGAATGGTGCTTTATCTGCTTCTCGCATTCAAATCTCTTTTTGGTGCTTCATCTGCTTCTCACGTTTGTATCTCTTTTGTTTCATATATGATTGAACAGTCAAATCATTTCTTAAATCTCAGGGTAAATCAATTATAGCTTAAGTTGATGGAACAAATTTTAGTCTTTGGACTAAGAGTCAtcaaacaaatacttgagatgATATCAAGCACTCAGTTATTTAGTAACTGTAGTTTGGATTCCTCCTATCAAGTTTAATTTCATACAGACACTTGGATCTTGTTTGCTTGTTTTTGACAAAACATGAGTACAATTTCAGAACTATAGTTCAGAGAAAATGGTCAAATACAGAAAATAATCCTTCCTCAACTTTCGTGAGTTGAAGTGTCATCCTTGGTCCGACTTCTTGAAGTTTAACAGCACTTTTATTAGAAGCCCTGTTAACCCTACCAATGTCTGTGGGTAGACTGACAGTGGCTGCTTTGTCATCCACTTGGCTTTCTGATCCATAATTAGTCCTTGTAGAAAGCAAAGAAGATGagcaaaaagaaaagaaaaacattCAGGAAACACTTGCTTTAGTTTGAAAACCAATATTTAGTGAAGTTAGGCATCAACAAATTGATCCAACTTTCTAGTTATTCAATTCGAATGCAATGTATTATGGAAACTagctttttaaatttaaaaatatcaccTTAAACTAGGCAGCAAATTTTCCGAACTCAAAGATAAATTTCAAAAGTATATTGAGATTAAGAACGAACTCCACAGGGACAAAGTACAACTCATTTTACATAAACGAAAATGCAAAAAGTGTATCCTGACTCCTTTACATTTATCATATGCATACATGTGACCTAGGTCCATTACACAAGGAAACAGGGAGGTCGTACTTCATCGCAAAAGGACTCGCATCCTGAAAACTTGTCAAATCCGACACCTGATGGTTCTGCACAAACTTCCTAATTATTCGAAAAAAATCTAGAGGCTGCGGCGACCGGATGGAGTATTGCCGGAAATCAATATGGTTTGTGTCTTTATTATAATTAAGTAACACAATACTTTGGCACGATGAAAGCTtgacctaaatcacataaaatggTGAGATGCAAGTCAACACTGAAGCAGCTATTAAATTTGGGTGACATCTTGCAAAACTTATCGATGGCAGGAAATTATATATAGTGGTAAGCTTTAGATTAGATGTTGCTCCCCTGTCCTGTCCCAAAATCAGAGAGTAATATCTAGAGAATTCAATCAAAGAGCTCTCAGTATACCACATCAAACACTAAATGAACTACCGAAGGGAAAAATTATGATAATATCAAGGGTGGGTTGATCTTTAGGGCATCTTGGACGCAATTTAGATTGAAAAGTATCAGAAGCTAGCGAGTATtcggtagtgtttgggagagcttctaggaatcacttctcaacttttccttaacaaaaatatgaaattttatgaaattttactAATCTcaaaagctctctcaaacactacctcaTGTATCTTGAAGTAAGAGTTGTGGTGGCCTTGCAATCCGCAAAATGAGAAAATGTGTAACACCcatgagcccacagctagctagCTGACTCAAATGAACTTTATatctaatattaattaattaattaatataattataaccagAAAGTAAACTAGATCTACATGCAACTTATTATCATTGTGCTCAATGCTATTTAAATGTAACCCCACCCACACTATGTTTCACAAAAGGCTTTTAGACTTCCGGAGCTCAATGATCAGCGTCACAAGAACATGGTGGCTTACATTTTGAACAACCAAATTCTCAAGTATTAATTTTACTGGACCTATAAAATGACCAAAAATGCACATTTGAAGGAATAGAAGCGAACAAATTTCCTTTTGGCTCAAGCTTCAAATATTAGCAGAAAAACCGAAAATTAAAACAACAAAGATTTAGTATCGATTTCTCGTCCGGTGGTTCGAAATTTAAAAGAGGGAAGTGAACAGAACGATCCACAAGAACGCGGTAGGTTTTCTTGTTGTTTAGGCCTATactaaaattggattttgtttaAAGCCCAACATACAATAAAAAGGTCCAGGCCCAACAATAATTaccttaataataataataataataataataataataataataataataataataataataataataatataaaatgataATAAGGGTTAATAATCTCAGTATATCTCACCAAGAATAGAATGAACATACTATAAAGTTGTGTTTACTTATTATAATAAACATagaattatattaataatattatcagTCTCATGTTTACTTGTTTTTTTAGAATTCATATTGATACATAAATTTTATCCATATTTttctaatttaaattttaaaccttgatgatttatcataaataaaaggtgtgataaataatcatttttaactaattatctttttaattaagaaaaattacatTAATATGATTTACTTCccagaaaataatatatgaaaaccccattttaaaaattataaaacatgaatagaattttcaaatactttttttttttaccaaacaTTTCAAATACTTTAAAATGTATTTAGTGCGtttcatttgattttaatatatgacatcaatataaatattataaaacatGAATAGAAATTCTAACAATTTAAGATATAATCAATACATTTCATTGgattttatattttgttcatggaaaaaaaaattactcaatttattaatttttgttttaaaatataaataatatttatactcaATAATGTTTGGTccgttaaaatattttatatgttgattaataataatttaaattcttCAATAAAACTCACAAACTCAATTTTTCTAATACAAACTAAAAACAAAACTATATATTATAAGCAAAAGGTAAAATCGTAAATCTAATTTCAATCACAAATTGATCGATCAAAGTAAACATGTTATTGTTATCCATCATTATCTCACAtcctataaaattaatttaataatattgatATTATTTATCTACATATATTAATCTCACTAAGTAAACACAATCGAAGAATAAATAATCTGACTAAGATCTTGGTATTGTTGCTCTGAATTGCAATTATAACCCTTATTTGTAGTTTACTTATAGTTATTCCATTAAAAACTAAGTAGGAAAAAAATTGCTTCTAAAAATAACTCTTTTTAAaagttaattgttttttttacaaaaaaaaaaaaaaaaagccatctagaaataaattattttttttaaaaaaaaagtaaatcttgacatttttttcatattttatatcGCACACATAAGAGGTATGCTCGAACCGAATCTTCAAAGATAAGTAAGTTATTCTAATTTATTTCAAAACTCTACCCTTTGATATATTTAAAAACTAGTACTCTCATGCACACCGTTGCGTACTTGTAAAGTTCGTAATTTTaaggaaaaaataaattataaataaactataaaaaaattttaaaaaatatagtgtttttataaataaatagtcAATAAATAAACACATCAATTTTACAGGTTGATGGTAAtttcgtaaaaaaaaaattaaaataataataataaaagtcaCAAAGTTTATgtcattttggtaaataaaaaaatatttaatgactAAAAAAGATAATGTCATATAAAATGAATAATTTAACTAATAATGTGTATTTTTTTGTGAATTGACTTAAAatataatcatttttttatctcaatattcacaaattaattgatagttatttaattaaattgtcTCTAACTTTAACACTATATAGTAAGATATTTAAATAGGATAATTTCTATTTGCTAGTacatattttcatgagattatatatatgtttttaataatttaaattggaTCAAAGCATTAGAAATAATTTAAGGTAAAGGCTAAAAAATGGGCTCTTTATCTAAATTCTATATTTATTCATCCatttataaaaacaaaaaaacaaaaaaaaaaatcttgtgaACCGATATCTAATTGTCAATTTTATgagacaaaaaaatttattcgaatttttttattaaaaatattattttttattatgaatACGAGAAAAATTGACCAgttcaaaaaaaatcataattctcATAATAATTTgactattaaattattttttactctataaaaatatataatcttgattattttcaaataaaataactcaaaataGTATCTACTATGATTAGACGACTATTATCTTTATTAAGTagattatcttttaattatgaatcCTGtgtatttgaaatgaaagaTAATTATAATTCTCTCATTTATATTCCATATATTTTCCTTTTTATCTTATTCTCCATCAAACTTATAACGCTATTTTTACCatcacataatttaaaataaataaataaataattgatcaCCACATTCCATATATTTCCATTCAAATCATTTGGAAATCGAATTCCAATATAAGTTATcgatgaatttgaaaatttatttgtatATAAAGGATGCGTCTATTGTATATTAATTGACACCATAGATCAAATCAGATTATCTTGGAACATCAAGAGCGAGCATAAATTGGATATATTGTTTAATTACTTCTACATCTAACATAGCATAGAAGTTGAGAGGCAACTGTACGTTCTTCCTTAGGCAGCAGCCCCTGTACATGCTGTCACTGGCGCATCACTGTGTTTCTTCACACAGCTATATTTACGTGTAATGAATCTGAGAAAACAAACAACGGTGTCATTATCTCTCTCAAGAAATTTTCTAAAACCAAGTTTGAACAGCTTAGCTACGGGTGAAGTTACCTGAAAAAATCCCTCCACAACAACTCGTACATTAACCAGTTCATTCCAGTATCAGAAGAGCCACCGGCACCATCTTTCTTGTTAGAGACAGCAGATATCATGCTGCAAATACAAGGTTCCAAAAATGTTAGAGAACATtgcaaaatgaaaatgaaatacGGATCTTGTACTAACAATGGCAACCAAAATAGCATCTTTAAAGGAACCTTGAAGCAGACTTCTTCAGCTCATCGAACATGGAGCGAGGAGAAAGGCAACCCATGGCAAGCCATGGGGATATTTTGCATGAGAAATTTGCACCATATATGCTGTTGTTGGTCCCATCCTTTACTCCATTGTGTGGTTTTTCCTTGCATTCAGCTGCAAAATTTCTGAGTCTTTGCAATGCTTCAGTCTCCCCTCCCACAAGAGAAGCATTAGCAGTCGTTTTTCCATTCTTCAAAATAAACACAATATCAATTCAATCAAGACCACAGTAATGATATTCTCACACTTCCCTCTCTCTCATGGTTAACATATTTTCAACAGCACACTACATTTGGAATAAACACACACTAGATTAGCTTGGCATCAGGATGCAGCAAAGTTGATACAGTGGCTAGCAACACACATAGTTTGTGGGGATATTTAGTAAAGATTCATACAATTGGACGTATAGGAACTCTAGTAACTCTTACTACATGAAAGACAGCGTTTAGCTAAACAATTATCAAGATATCAAAGAATCGTTTTATTCtacttaatttaattataaagtTATGTTATCTTGATGCTTCATAAGAACGTATACTACTATTGCAGACAGATCCTCAAGCCTACGAAATCAGTATTCAGAGAGACAATAAGATGCAAAGGAACCCTCTTGAATAATATTGTAAACAGATCCTTGAACCTATCAATGATTGATAAGGATTTCAGATCCCTAATCTTTGATAAACGACATAAATACGAAGCTGGGAGTTTGTATTACATAACTCACTTAGTGGGTGCACCTATGCTCGCCGGTACAAATCTAGACCACACCACCCGGATTCTAGAAATCAGAAGTATAAAAACGTGCACGCAAATTTAACAGAGACAAGGGAATTGTTATCAGTGAACAACAGCTGTACTAGTCCTCAAGATTCATACTTTGAAACAAATCAGTCCAAGATCCAAACTTTTTGCAGCAAGGTTAAACAACTTAAAAAAACAGCTGAAAAAGGCAATCACCTGACCCATGGTTGCATTTGGGTTAAGTCCCAAATCGACCAAAGATGGAATTTCACCTGTTTCCACATCCCCTCTCGTGGGTAACCCTACCAACCGATCCAAAGCTTCAATGGTCTTCCTCACCTCCAAACCTTTAACTTTATCTTTAAATCCTCCATAGTTGGACGGCATTTCCTCCAATCTGAACGGGAGATCATCCAAATGGTACAATGTGCTTCCCCAGAAGGACTTTACTTCCACTCCCTCGTCCTTCATCACCTCCTCTATCTTCTCCTCAGCTTTTACTTCATCGTTGGAAACCTCTTTATGGACGTAGACTGCCTCAGCTCCAACCGCTTTAACCAGCTCCAGAAGGACGGTCTCTGGCCTCCCAATCCGGACCACGAGATCCGACCCTCGAGACTGGAGATTCTTCCTCAAATCGGAAACCGACTCTATCAGAAAGGTAGCTCGATAAGGGCCCGTTTTGTCGAACCCGGAAGTGGATTTCCCATAGTCCCGGGGGTCGAAGCAGTAAACAGGTAGAACGGACATGGATTCGTTGTTGGCGGCGGCGAGGCATTCGTTGTCGTGGACACGGAGGTCATTTCGGAACCAGACAACGGAAGCGCGACGGAGTGCGGCGGCGGAAGAGGGATTTGAAGGGCGTAGGGGGTTTAAAGTGAGTGGGTTCTGAAGGGGGTTGGCGGAAAGGGTGGATTTGAAGAAGGGTTTGGTAGGCGAGGGGGAGAGGGCAGAGGAGATGGAAAGAGAAGAAATCTGAGAAGGGATTCTGAGAGAGTTGGTTGGAGTGAAAATTTGTCTGGGCGGGGAGAGGAAATGGGAAGGAAGAAGATTGGAAAGAGAGAGTGAGATGGAGGCTATGGCTATGGGTATGGGGAGTGCTTCTTCTTCAGAGGAATTTGGATTCATTTTCAGGGATGAGAAGATAAGGTGCTCAAAATTTCAATCTCTGCTAGCTATACTCTGAGGTTTGGTGAGGTTTGGTTTTTGGTGGCTCTCTCAGTCTCTCTTTGTCTCTGCAGAGGGTTAGGTGCCTTTTTTTGATTATGTTTCTAATAAGCCCATCTCTTGTTTTAACCaaagaaaagaaagagagaACATAATAGCATATTATAGGTAAACCAAATCAAGAGCCTCAACTCACTCAAATATAAACGGAAAATTAACTAATGGGTTTTCTTTCTAATTGTTTTACTTTTCGATCCAACTCATGAAAATCTCAATCAAGTCTTTCTTTTACATTTGACTCGGTTTGTTCTCgtgaaaaacatttttaaaaaaaaattatgaatgcTTTATCTATGTAATGGTAGTTTGTGTATGATTTAGTCTGGACATTGTCTCCGCTTGAATTCAACACTTGCTTTAGTTTTTGTTTGTGGTCACATAAACATACAATTCATGAATTAAGAATTCTGACAACAATAAAGTCTACTCGACGAGAATGAACTAATCGTTAATGAAATTTTTCACAAGAATCTTGCACAAACTTCCCAACTAATGCTAATATTATCAACTAATTAGAATGTTTGATTTCAGTTTAGAGTTCCTCGTTTTTATAAGGGGGCATTTtagatattatttatttatgcgcTTGGCAGGGTACAATGATCAATATGTGTCCGTTTTTTCGCTCAGAACGGACGGATATGCGCAAGTAAGAAGTTTTCTCATCCTGATAGTTTCATTGGTCTCAAT comes from the Henckelia pumila isolate YLH828 chromosome 1, ASM3356847v2, whole genome shotgun sequence genome and includes:
- the LOC140890078 gene encoding blue-light photoreceptor PHR2; the encoded protein is MNPNSSEEEALPIPIAIASISLSLSNLLPSHFLSPPRQIFTPTNSLRIPSQISSLSISSALSPSPTKPFFKSTLSANPLQNPLTLNPLRPSNPSSAAALRRASVVWFRNDLRVHDNECLAAANNESMSVLPVYCFDPRDYGKSTSGFDKTGPYRATFLIESVSDLRKNLQSRGSDLVVRIGRPETVLLELVKAVGAEAVYVHKEVSNDEVKAEEKIEEVMKDEGVEVKSFWGSTLYHLDDLPFRLEEMPSNYGGFKDKVKGLEVRKTIEALDRLVGLPTRGDVETGEIPSLVDLGLNPNATMGQNGKTTANASLVGGETEALQRLRNFAAECKEKPHNGVKDGTNNSIYGANFSCKISPWLAMGCLSPRSMFDELKKSASSMISAVSNKKDGAGGSSDTGMNWLMYELLWRDFFRFITRKYSCVKKHSDAPVTACTGAAA
- the LOC140875783 gene encoding uncharacterized protein isoform X1, with product MESCTLQLQSWRPFQLDCDSPNSKRPCHSDRATSFSIDMSKLSLFDDDKPLVKRWFPRKRRRRGGSRSVSGRSSDRRCCSVGANGTCSDFPMAAGTDSSGELFVNGGGEVNWASDVSEVARNSRREREGNVVDGQFGNFDGLGNESGYGSEPGYRGDVELGYGDEVEEEEDDPRLLFWGKELFGGFIEPIVMPLFLVTPDNSSRVGENSMQKLHHRGRRKKNDLRMVDALR
- the LOC140875783 gene encoding uncharacterized protein isoform X2 — its product is MESCTLQLQSWRPFQLDCDSPNSKRPCHSDRATSFSIDMSKLSLFDDDKPLVKRWFPRKRRRRGGSRSVSGRSSDRRCCSVGANGTCSDFPMAAGTDSSGELFVNGGGEVNWASDVSEVARNSRREREGNVVDGQFGNFDGLGNESGYGSEPGYRGDVELGYGDEVEEEEDDPRLLFWGKELFGDNSSRVGENSMQKLHHRGRRKKNDLRMVDALR